One window from the genome of Leptospira broomii serovar Hurstbridge str. 5399 encodes:
- a CDS encoding formylglycine-generating enzyme family protein, which yields MGNPDAGKPCRGKKIPNMKCIPAGDFIRGSNQYELDERPENNVYISDFFMDTYEVTNADFDKCTAAGKCKDCLRNGTCDFIGPKYGDPYLKPKQPVVGVSWYTAKEYCEWVGKRLPTEAEWEKAARGPNGNLYPWGNKPATCKNAVINVKKHKGCAQEILNPPNLMPTSDVGTRAPGIYGLYDMAGNSWEWVQDWYTPNYAACGEDCKGVDPQGPCQGQEPCPGYDRKVLKGGSWWWSAYYARGSKRRAHIPQNFPEYHHFGFRCAKDSDE from the coding sequence ATGGGAAATCCGGATGCGGGTAAACCTTGCCGAGGAAAGAAAATTCCGAATATGAAATGCATTCCGGCAGGAGATTTTATTCGAGGGAGTAATCAATACGAACTGGACGAAAGACCCGAAAACAATGTTTATATAAGCGATTTTTTTATGGATACGTACGAAGTCACGAACGCCGACTTTGACAAGTGTACTGCCGCTGGAAAATGCAAGGATTGCCTCCGGAACGGAACCTGCGATTTTATAGGTCCGAAATACGGAGATCCTTATCTCAAACCTAAACAGCCCGTTGTAGGAGTTAGTTGGTATACCGCAAAGGAATATTGCGAGTGGGTGGGCAAACGTTTACCGACCGAAGCTGAATGGGAAAAGGCAGCTCGCGGTCCTAACGGAAATTTATATCCTTGGGGAAACAAGCCCGCCACTTGTAAAAATGCAGTCATCAATGTGAAAAAACATAAGGGCTGTGCGCAAGAAATATTGAATCCTCCAAACCTAATGCCGACTTCCGATGTGGGAACTAGAGCTCCCGGAATATACGGTCTTTACGATATGGCGGGAAATTCCTGGGAATGGGTGCAGGATTGGTATACTCCGAATTACGCGGCCTGTGGAGAAGATTGCAAAGGTGTCGATCCGCAAGGACCTTGCCAAGGCCAAGAACCCTGCCCCGGATATGATAGAAAAGTGTTAAAGGGAGGATCTTGGTGGTGGTCTGCCTATTACGCAAGAGGTTCCAAGCGCAGGGCACATATCCCGCAGAACTTCCCCGAATATCACCATTTCGGCTTCCGTTGTGCTAAAGATTCGGACGAATAA
- a CDS encoding glucose 1-dehydrogenase, which yields MSKNKTAVITGSARGIGKEIGRIFAERGFNVIISDLSQKNCEDTADELKSATGSPVLGKACDVRSKEQNKSLGEFALDQFGSLDIWVNNAGVVEDDLLIRLSEEKWDLVQDVCLKGAFLGTQTAAKIMLKTKKGRIINIGSVSGFYGNGGQSNYSSAKAGLIALTKSSARELASRNITVNCVAAGFIANGFASNLSEEIRNSILNTIPLKIDRNPEEAVASAVYFLASDEADWITGTTLRVDGGMMIGF from the coding sequence ATGTCTAAGAATAAAACAGCGGTAATCACCGGTTCTGCACGGGGAATCGGGAAAGAGATCGGACGAATTTTCGCGGAACGGGGATTTAACGTAATTATCTCCGATCTTAGCCAGAAAAATTGCGAGGATACTGCCGATGAATTAAAGTCTGCAACCGGAAGCCCCGTCTTAGGAAAGGCTTGCGACGTTCGATCCAAAGAACAAAACAAATCGTTAGGGGAATTTGCTTTGGATCAATTCGGTTCTCTTGATATCTGGGTCAACAATGCGGGAGTCGTGGAGGACGATCTTTTGATCCGGCTTAGCGAAGAAAAATGGGATTTAGTTCAGGATGTCTGCTTAAAAGGGGCTTTTTTGGGAACGCAAACTGCGGCTAAAATCATGCTCAAGACCAAGAAAGGAAGAATCATCAATATAGGATCCGTTTCGGGATTTTACGGGAATGGAGGACAGAGTAATTATTCCTCCGCCAAAGCGGGTTTGATCGCACTCACTAAATCATCCGCGAGAGAATTAGCATCTCGTAATATAACAGTAAATTGCGTCGCTGCCGGGTTTATCGCGAATGGATTTGCCTCGAACCTATCGGAAGAAATAAGAAATTCTATCTTAAATACGATACCGTTAAAGATAGATAGAAACCCCGAAGAGGCAGTCGCATCCGCCGTGTATTTCTTAGCATCGGACGAAGCGGACTGGATCACCGGTACAACCTTAAGGGTAGATGGAGGAATGATGATTGGATTTTAG
- a CDS encoding SpoIIE family protein phosphatase, with protein MKIELKNLLKKTRFQIVGILIYSLIFINALRSEPPKSDWSLKKSPAILKEWSSRHFAEDPLLNSRNTETFRESEIVSLPQIPKTDSRENYFSVYSHTIRCSSPAGEGGECPYRVAVYLPFCPSGCILLREGSVLESDINLYKRQKQNVSRPRIVPIEAFNEEEHLDLVLSPFAGPRSLREDPILGTFEEIQSVFLLKATRVLFFTSLELFSFVFFIFIYLRRRQDKFNLSFSILNLSLALWYPSYEGWSLYVLDSPWTYIFFGYSLGAFLPILFHEFTRGIFQSPRDKIGTILEITFFIHTLWPSLEYGFTGGLFLFSRYAFDTFIVVLVFFFIYTTYIFIQYRKTSILSFRWVVSGLVLVATSSFYTVLSFAGIGNAGTWVNESFLGLTLLFSLALAKRYAEVFRALENSQSKLQILNESLESKVEERTRIIELQKTELEQKGKILAQDLSIAGKIQSSLLPRELPVIPHASMAYRYRPMMEVGGDLLDVLYDSKSLTLGMFIGDVTGHGVSAALLASMVKMTLGNWANHLQDPSALLQHIRQQLEGKLDGHFLTATFITIDLKTGHALIANAGHPECLVLRKNGQIEFYRPKGVAIYESIPTDYQTEVVPLGPGDKIVLYTDGIPDARNSEGDLLGEEYLAEILRQNSNLTPEHLCDAVMKAVQAYQGENYSYQHQDDMALLVAEYIG; from the coding sequence ATGAAAATCGAATTGAAAAACCTTTTAAAGAAAACCCGTTTCCAGATAGTCGGAATATTAATATATTCATTAATATTTATTAATGCTCTTCGTTCCGAACCTCCTAAGTCCGACTGGTCTCTCAAAAAATCTCCGGCTATTTTGAAGGAATGGTCTTCCCGACATTTTGCGGAGGATCCATTATTGAACTCGCGCAATACCGAGACGTTTCGCGAGAGTGAGATAGTATCCCTACCCCAAATTCCTAAAACGGATTCCCGGGAAAATTATTTCTCCGTCTATTCCCATACAATTCGATGTTCTTCCCCTGCGGGAGAGGGCGGGGAATGCCCGTATCGAGTCGCAGTATATCTTCCATTTTGCCCTTCGGGTTGCATCCTACTGCGCGAAGGGAGTGTATTGGAATCGGATATAAATTTATACAAACGACAAAAGCAGAATGTTTCACGACCAAGAATCGTCCCGATCGAAGCCTTCAACGAAGAAGAACATTTAGATCTAGTTTTATCGCCTTTTGCAGGTCCGAGAAGCTTGCGGGAAGATCCGATCTTAGGAACGTTCGAAGAAATCCAGTCCGTTTTTTTATTGAAAGCGACTAGAGTTTTATTCTTCACTTCGTTAGAACTCTTTTCGTTCGTCTTTTTTATATTTATTTACTTAAGAAGAAGACAGGATAAATTCAATCTCTCTTTTTCGATCCTGAATTTATCCTTAGCGTTATGGTATCCGTCTTACGAGGGCTGGAGCTTATACGTACTCGATTCGCCGTGGACTTATATTTTCTTTGGATATTCGTTGGGAGCGTTTTTACCTATCCTCTTTCATGAATTCACTCGCGGAATTTTTCAATCTCCGAGGGATAAAATCGGGACAATATTGGAGATTACTTTTTTCATACATACTCTCTGGCCTTCTTTGGAGTACGGGTTCACTGGAGGTTTATTCCTTTTCAGTCGATATGCGTTCGATACCTTCATCGTCGTTCTAGTTTTCTTCTTCATTTATACGACCTACATATTCATACAATATCGTAAAACCAGCATCTTGTCCTTTCGTTGGGTCGTTTCCGGATTAGTTTTGGTGGCGACTTCCTCCTTTTACACCGTGCTCTCGTTCGCAGGAATCGGCAACGCAGGTACTTGGGTAAATGAAAGCTTTTTAGGATTGACCCTTTTATTCAGTCTCGCGCTTGCAAAACGGTATGCCGAGGTGTTCAGAGCTCTGGAAAATTCTCAAAGCAAATTGCAAATATTAAACGAATCACTCGAATCGAAAGTAGAAGAAAGAACTCGCATAATCGAATTGCAAAAAACCGAATTAGAGCAAAAAGGAAAAATCCTGGCACAGGACCTTTCTATCGCCGGGAAAATCCAATCCTCCCTACTCCCTAGAGAACTTCCGGTCATTCCCCACGCTTCTATGGCATACCGTTATCGCCCTATGATGGAAGTAGGAGGCGATTTATTGGACGTTTTATATGACTCGAAATCGTTAACGCTAGGAATGTTCATCGGAGACGTAACCGGACACGGAGTTTCCGCTGCGTTACTTGCGTCGATGGTAAAGATGACTTTAGGGAATTGGGCAAACCATCTACAGGACCCGTCGGCGTTATTGCAGCATATACGACAGCAACTGGAAGGAAAGTTGGATGGACATTTTTTAACCGCCACGTTTATCACCATAGATTTAAAGACAGGCCACGCGCTAATCGCGAATGCAGGGCATCCGGAGTGTTTGGTTTTACGAAAGAACGGGCAAATCGAATTCTATCGACCGAAAGGCGTCGCTATCTACGAGTCCATTCCTACCGATTATCAAACCGAGGTTGTCCCGTTAGGTCCGGGAGATAAAATAGTTCTCTACACTGACGGAATTCCCGACGCTAGGAACTCCGAGGGAGATTTACTAGGAGAGGAGTATCTTGCGGAAATATTGAGACAAAATTCAAACCTGACTCCCGAGCATTTATGCGATGCAGTTATGAAGGCCGTACAAGCTTATCAGGGAGAAAACTATTCTTATCAGCATCAGGATGATATGGCCTTACTGGTCGCAGAATATATCGGGTAG
- a CDS encoding class 1 isoprenoid biosynthesis enzyme, which yields MLKLEFGKYEASMEEESFHKLFNGAILNLCNELPASLRTETLRFLREYSGGAISNNFDFFNKYHGPCYTIIYWINERAHNLPWDDPWLTLLIQSHSSALLLYSLDDHLVDKSLKTSGTLLQLRTQAWEKYSQAGKLFDKEIHKASLVREEFIDKYFRSIRDNGFTDTLEDYLTRFRSQMAIWSLQPYLLARSFLSREQAESVLKMYESFGIAWRLLEDYRDLGEDIETGSVSSMIYFLPEKVQLDWGKQTRVKMLTLFEESNLDQKVSDLINSYLSEAAQIAAKLHLTEYAHCLSSMRLPIVNYSSLESKNIKT from the coding sequence ATGCTAAAGTTGGAATTCGGTAAGTACGAGGCCTCGATGGAAGAAGAGAGCTTTCATAAGCTTTTCAACGGGGCGATTTTAAACCTATGCAACGAACTTCCGGCTTCTCTGAGAACGGAAACGCTTCGTTTTTTAAGAGAATATTCGGGAGGTGCGATATCCAATAATTTCGATTTTTTTAATAAATACCACGGACCGTGTTATACGATTATCTATTGGATAAATGAGCGGGCCCATAATCTTCCCTGGGATGATCCTTGGTTGACCTTGCTCATTCAATCTCATTCGTCCGCCTTATTGCTCTATTCTCTCGATGATCACTTAGTCGATAAATCGTTAAAGACATCCGGCACTCTGCTTCAATTACGTACTCAGGCATGGGAAAAATATTCTCAAGCAGGTAAATTATTCGATAAGGAAATTCATAAGGCTTCTCTCGTTCGAGAGGAATTTATAGATAAATATTTTCGCTCGATCCGCGATAATGGCTTCACTGATACATTGGAAGACTATTTAACTCGATTTCGTTCGCAGATGGCCATTTGGTCTCTTCAGCCTTATTTGTTGGCGAGGTCGTTTCTTTCGAGAGAGCAAGCGGAATCGGTTTTAAAAATGTACGAATCTTTCGGAATAGCATGGCGACTCTTGGAGGATTATCGGGATTTAGGCGAAGATATCGAAACCGGATCAGTCTCTTCTATGATCTATTTTCTTCCGGAGAAGGTTCAGCTTGATTGGGGAAAACAGACTCGCGTCAAAATGCTTACTTTGTTTGAGGAATCGAATTTGGATCAAAAGGTTTCCGATTTGATTAATTCTTACTTAAGTGAAGCTGCACAGATAGCTGCAAAACTGCATCTGACGGAATACGCACATTGCTTATCGTCCATGAGATTACCGATCGTGAATTATTCGAGCTTGGAATCTAAAAACATCAAAACATAA
- a CDS encoding C40 family peptidase, whose amino-acid sequence MSLERKLRVRLNRLFSDRESAALVKFGAVTLFITNIFFVQNLIAVQAVIPTDSDLNDFFLSKWKIEIEPGDNVELYRAVYYWYGTSHKDFGKDEDGIDCSHLASKLIERVYHRQIAGSSKRLSETLKSVEGSDLREGDLVFFDIYEKGINHVGVYLKDRKFVHASVVRGVTVNSLDEAYYKKRFVMATRP is encoded by the coding sequence ATGTCATTGGAAAGAAAATTACGCGTACGACTTAATCGTTTATTTTCGGATCGAGAGTCGGCGGCCTTGGTCAAATTCGGAGCGGTTACCCTTTTTATTACGAATATCTTTTTCGTTCAAAATTTGATCGCTGTGCAAGCCGTCATACCGACGGACTCGGACCTTAATGATTTTTTTCTATCGAAATGGAAGATAGAAATCGAACCGGGAGATAATGTAGAGCTGTATCGAGCCGTATATTATTGGTATGGAACTTCCCATAAAGATTTCGGAAAGGATGAGGACGGAATCGATTGTTCGCATCTTGCTTCCAAATTAATCGAACGAGTTTATCACCGTCAGATCGCCGGTTCCTCGAAAAGGCTTTCGGAGACTTTAAAGTCGGTAGAAGGTTCGGACTTACGGGAAGGCGACCTCGTTTTTTTCGATATTTATGAGAAAGGAATTAATCATGTCGGCGTGTATCTAAAGGATCGGAAATTCGTGCATGCCTCGGTCGTTCGGGGAGTCACGGTAAATTCTTTGGACGAGGCGTATTATAAGAAGAGATTCGTCATGGCGACTCGCCCTTAA
- a CDS encoding DUF2147 domain-containing protein, which yields MKRIFISPYLILLFLIPGSLLTQPLPVTGSWKTVNEQGKEESVVEIYEQGGKIFGKVTSLAEPNDKDGKPARCTECDGAEKNKPVLGMVIINGLSADGDKWSGGRILDPNDGVWYKCFLRLVEGGKKLEVRGYVGFSLLGRTQYWIKK from the coding sequence ATGAAACGAATTTTTATTTCACCGTATTTAATTTTATTATTTCTGATCCCGGGAAGCCTACTCACACAACCTCTACCCGTGACCGGTTCCTGGAAGACGGTTAACGAGCAAGGAAAAGAGGAATCCGTCGTCGAAATCTACGAGCAGGGTGGGAAAATTTTCGGGAAGGTTACGAGCTTAGCGGAACCGAACGATAAGGACGGAAAACCTGCGAGATGTACCGAATGTGACGGTGCGGAAAAGAACAAACCCGTACTCGGTATGGTAATCATAAATGGGTTATCTGCCGACGGCGATAAATGGAGCGGCGGACGTATATTAGATCCTAACGACGGAGTATGGTATAAGTGCTTTCTCCGGCTGGTCGAAGGTGGGAAGAAATTGGAAGTTCGAGGTTACGTGGGCTTTTCGCTGCTAGGCAGGACTCAATACTGGATAAAAAAATAA
- a CDS encoding DUF2147 domain-containing protein, whose protein sequence is MRKLLILSIALAAFLVSDGIFADPLPVVGKWKTIDDEDGTEKSVVEVYEQSGKIYAKIVSLRDPVDKDGKPKVCTKCEGADKDKPVIGLVIMKGLSADGDEFTGGTIMDPNNGKTYKCKIKAVEGGKKLHVRGFIGFSLIGRTQTWVKK, encoded by the coding sequence ATGAGAAAATTACTCATTCTTTCTATTGCCTTGGCTGCATTTCTTGTTTCAGACGGGATTTTTGCAGATCCTCTTCCCGTTGTAGGGAAGTGGAAGACGATCGACGATGAGGACGGAACCGAAAAATCGGTCGTAGAAGTCTACGAACAAAGCGGAAAGATTTATGCGAAGATTGTCAGCCTAAGGGATCCGGTCGATAAAGACGGAAAACCGAAGGTTTGTACAAAATGCGAGGGCGCCGATAAGGATAAGCCTGTTATAGGACTAGTCATCATGAAAGGCCTTTCTGCGGATGGCGACGAATTTACCGGTGGTACGATTATGGACCCGAACAACGGTAAAACGTATAAATGCAAAATAAAAGCCGTCGAAGGCGGAAAAAAACTGCATGTGCGCGGATTCATCGGATTTTCGTTGATAGGGCGCACTCAAACTTGGGTTAAAAAATAA
- a CDS encoding SDR family NAD(P)-dependent oxidoreductase: MSNLNGKHILITGANGGFGRELTKQLLEKGANLILTDVKAPDTKPETYLNGKTAHGRILGSFAADLSTEAGCMKAYKEAVKIDSKVDILINNAGLAFMGRLLDVPNDKWKLILDVNLYAPIYLSRLFLPAMLDRKYGHIVNLSSVAGITAPGELVYYSISKFGIRALGKALDSGYRKHGVYTTNIYPFFADTNILKSEQFGGDKQKVVPPAIVDSPAMVVRAIIRGMEKKKLHVFPGFTSKMIRFFTRMSPGFIRAMERLGQKFS; this comes from the coding sequence ATGAGCAATCTAAACGGAAAACACATATTGATTACCGGGGCCAACGGAGGCTTCGGAAGAGAATTAACGAAACAACTTTTAGAGAAGGGAGCGAATTTAATTCTAACAGATGTGAAAGCTCCGGATACAAAACCGGAGACATATCTTAACGGTAAGACGGCTCACGGTCGCATATTGGGAAGTTTTGCCGCCGATCTAAGCACTGAAGCGGGTTGTATGAAGGCATACAAGGAAGCGGTGAAAATCGATTCCAAGGTGGACATTCTTATCAATAATGCAGGTTTGGCTTTCATGGGTCGTCTTTTGGATGTACCGAATGACAAATGGAAATTAATACTGGATGTTAATCTTTACGCACCCATTTATCTGAGCCGTTTATTTCTTCCTGCGATGTTGGATAGAAAATACGGCCATATCGTAAACTTATCCTCGGTGGCCGGCATTACCGCCCCGGGAGAACTGGTTTACTATTCCATTTCAAAATTCGGAATTCGAGCTTTAGGTAAAGCTTTGGATTCCGGTTATCGTAAGCATGGGGTTTATACTACGAATATATATCCGTTCTTTGCGGATACGAATATTCTAAAATCCGAACAGTTCGGCGGGGATAAACAAAAAGTAGTCCCGCCGGCTATCGTCGACAGTCCGGCAATGGTGGTTAGAGCGATTATTAGAGGAATGGAAAAGAAAAAACTTCATGTGTTTCCGGGATTTACTTCGAAGATGATTCGATTCTTTACGAGAATGTCTCCCGGTTTTATCAGGGCGATGGAGCGCCTCGGGCAAAAATTTTCATGA
- a CDS encoding MarR family winged helix-turn-helix transcriptional regulator codes for MRADYVIHLLSRTRDRIQKFLGRELEKQGIHDLAPAHAGVLFALSKTGPMRMSELATILDRTNSTATALLDKMEELGYVIRTKLDPDERVTIADLTEKGNRSVEKVIKASKTTLNKLYKGLEEAEKAEFMRLLSKIHANFEI; via the coding sequence ATGAGAGCTGATTATGTAATCCATCTATTATCCAGAACTCGGGATAGAATTCAAAAATTTCTCGGACGAGAATTGGAAAAACAAGGGATTCACGACCTAGCTCCAGCTCACGCAGGAGTCCTTTTTGCATTGAGCAAGACTGGACCAATGCGAATGAGCGAGTTGGCTACGATCCTTGATCGCACGAATTCGACGGCGACCGCACTTTTGGATAAGATGGAAGAGCTCGGCTACGTAATTAGGACAAAACTAGATCCGGACGAGCGAGTCACCATTGCGGATTTAACCGAAAAAGGGAACCGATCGGTGGAAAAAGTGATAAAAGCCTCTAAAACTACTTTAAATAAATTGTATAAAGGTTTGGAAGAAGCTGAAAAGGCGGAGTTCATGCGACTACTTTCCAAAATCCATGCTAATTTTGAAATTTGA
- a CDS encoding class I SAM-dependent methyltransferase, producing the protein MKHLEMFDNRLSRMSKHWKKWARRREITCFRIYDRDIPQVPISVDIYEDYCLVSEYLNEYPLSDEDREKERLFIQSSILKILNIPPDNLFWKRREQKRGSAQYEKMGDRAVSIIAREGGLKFKVNLSDYLDTGLFLDHRITRDLVRKESKDRKVLNLYSYTGSFSVYAIDGGAKRVTSIDLSKTYLDWSEENFRLNGMYPDENEFLREDVTEWLKKERSNPRREKYDLIIVDPPTFSNSKKMRDIFDVQRDYPFLLNAVFKDFSEPNATLYFSTNFRKFKMDPDSLLWEDIQDLTKATHPEDFRNEKVRAVWKMKNKS; encoded by the coding sequence ATGAAGCATCTGGAGATGTTCGACAATCGCTTATCTCGTATGTCCAAGCATTGGAAAAAATGGGCGAGAAGGCGGGAAATTACCTGCTTTCGTATATACGATCGAGACATTCCCCAGGTTCCTATTTCCGTCGATATTTACGAAGACTATTGTTTAGTCTCGGAATATTTGAACGAATATCCTCTTTCCGACGAAGATAGAGAAAAAGAAAGGTTGTTTATTCAATCTTCTATTTTAAAAATTCTCAATATTCCCCCCGATAATTTATTCTGGAAAAGAAGAGAGCAAAAAAGAGGAAGCGCTCAATATGAAAAAATGGGGGATCGAGCAGTTTCGATTATCGCGCGCGAAGGCGGGCTTAAATTCAAAGTAAATCTAAGCGATTATCTGGACACCGGCCTTTTTTTGGATCACCGGATCACTCGGGATTTAGTTCGAAAGGAAAGTAAGGATAGGAAGGTTTTGAATCTTTATTCATATACGGGATCTTTTTCCGTATATGCGATCGACGGCGGTGCCAAGCGCGTTACGAGTATCGATTTATCGAAAACTTATCTGGATTGGTCGGAGGAAAATTTTCGATTGAACGGAATGTACCCGGACGAGAACGAATTTCTGAGGGAAGACGTAACCGAATGGCTCAAGAAAGAACGATCAAATCCTAGGCGGGAAAAATACGATCTGATTATCGTTGATCCTCCCACTTTCTCGAATAGTAAGAAAATGAGGGATATATTCGACGTGCAACGCGATTATCCTTTTCTGTTAAATGCAGTCTTCAAGGATTTTTCCGAACCGAATGCGACATTGTATTTCTCGACTAACTTTCGGAAATTTAAGATGGATCCAGATTCTTTACTTTGGGAAGATATACAGGATTTGACGAAAGCTACTCACCCCGAAGATTTTCGAAATGAAAAAGTCCGAGCAGTCTGGAAGATGAAAAATAAATCTTAA
- a CDS encoding alpha/beta fold hydrolase, translated as MNRIDCAVITKRGKSSESSKDNTFKEASINNGKVSIFLKYNHISKERPNRQTILFVHGYPDDHRTWSYQLDALCEEYNVAALDLRGAGKSSKPEEQKAYNVRRIFEDLEVVIQFLGNGKPIHLVAHDWGALICWAFVADKRYSRFVKSYTAMGGPHPILAKKSIFRLLFSINPVSIWKALTQARKSWYIIYFQIPFLPELSWKLFPKFLWKTAMNLGGVPKADSLRSKTKEEILASSLWPMNLYRELLRGEKFPVPEYIEPSVQVFIPVNDFAIRPESYKLHKEICSSYREFRFNSNHWVQRILPGLITEKIKEFVWETG; from the coding sequence ATGAATAGGATCGACTGTGCCGTGATTACCAAAAGAGGGAAGTCCTCCGAATCTTCGAAAGATAATACTTTTAAAGAAGCTTCGATTAACAACGGAAAAGTTTCTATTTTTCTAAAGTACAATCATATTAGTAAAGAAAGACCGAACCGGCAGACGATTCTTTTTGTTCATGGTTACCCTGACGATCATCGGACCTGGTCGTATCAACTGGATGCATTATGCGAAGAATATAACGTGGCGGCTTTGGATCTTAGGGGAGCGGGAAAATCCTCTAAACCCGAAGAACAAAAAGCCTATAATGTCAGGAGAATTTTTGAGGATTTAGAGGTTGTCATCCAGTTTCTCGGTAACGGGAAACCAATTCATCTAGTTGCGCACGATTGGGGAGCATTGATTTGTTGGGCCTTCGTCGCCGATAAAAGGTATTCTCGATTCGTAAAATCTTATACGGCCATGGGAGGTCCGCATCCGATTTTAGCGAAAAAAAGTATTTTCCGATTACTCTTTTCGATCAATCCCGTTTCGATTTGGAAGGCCCTGACTCAGGCCCGTAAATCTTGGTACATTATATACTTTCAGATTCCGTTTTTACCGGAATTGTCCTGGAAATTATTTCCGAAATTTCTTTGGAAGACGGCGATGAACTTAGGCGGCGTCCCCAAGGCAGATTCGTTACGTTCTAAAACGAAAGAAGAAATTCTTGCTTCGTCGCTTTGGCCGATGAATTTATATCGGGAATTGTTACGCGGCGAAAAATTCCCGGTCCCGGAGTATATAGAACCTTCGGTACAGGTTTTTATTCCGGTCAATGATTTTGCGATTCGGCCCGAATCCTATAAGTTACATAAGGAAATTTGTTCTTCGTACCGGGAGTTTCGCTTTAACTCGAATCATTGGGTTCAAAGAATTTTACCGGGACTCATAACGGAAAAGATTAAGGAATTTGTTTGGGAAACCGGCTAA